Sequence from the Desulfovibrio oxyclinae DSM 11498 genome:
GCAGGATCTTGGCGTCGGTGCTGATGTGCTGCGGAATGGCGGCGCCCTTGGCGGCCACGCTCTGTTCCACGAGGGCGCGGTAGTTGTCCACGTCGCCGTTGAGTACGAACATGGTCTTCTCCAGCCCGGTGGAGACGTCGCCCTCCACCAGTCCGTCCACCGGGTGGCAGTTGGGGACGGAGATGATGCCGTTGGAGGCCCAGCGGGTATGGGCGATGATGTTCAGGCCGGTCATGCCTTCGCTCATCTTCCACAGCAGGCTGTCGGTGCGGATGAATTCGCGCAATGCAGCGCCGTTGTCACCGAGCTGGCCCACGAGCTGCGCCACCTTGTAGAGGAAGCGGCAGACGGTGCGGCCGTCTTCAAGGGGACGAACGATGACCTGACGCGTGTCCGCGTTGCAGATGTTGATTCGTTCGGAGAGTTCCTTGAGTTCGTCATCGGTGAGACCGGCCTCGGGGTCCCGGCCTGCAGGGAGCAGCACGGTGACCGCAATGCCGGCGGAGTCGCGTCCGCGCACTTCCAGCTTGTCAATGCTCTCAAGCACCTGCTCGGTGCCCCATGCCAGATAGTGCCTGTCGCGCAGGGAAGCGTCCTGTGCAATCGGCTCGGGCATGATGGCCCGGACGCGTCCGAGGTTGGCGAGGACTTCCTCGTTGACCTGCCAGAGGTAGTCTTCCAGCTTTTCGAGCAGCGCTTCAAGCTCGTCGGTACGCGGTCCTGCGGCGAGCTTGCGGGCGGTGCGGTCGCGCAGGGTGCGCATGCCGTCGCGAAGCTTTTCCATAAGCGCCAGCCGCTCCGCCTTGGACACAAGCTCCATGTGGAGCGCGAAAGACATAAGGTCCTGAAAACGGGATGCGAGAGTCTCAAGGGGCTGCTGCGCCTGTTCAAGCTCGCCGTTAGCCGCCGCTTCAACCGCGTCGGCCACGCCGTCGAGCCAGTCGCTGGATATTTCATCACGCCATCTGTTGTTGCTGAGAAAACTGGCGATTCCGCACATGGTGGGTGAGTCTCCTTATAATGAAAAGGGAGGGCGGGCCCTCCCGTTGTGTCGATGGTCCTGAATTACGTCACCTCAGGGCGCTTTGCAAGACCCGGGCGCGCGGCAACCCTTTCTCCGCGAAACGGGGTGCTCCGGGTTGCGAAGGAAATGGTTGAGCGGCGTCTTTTTCTAACCAATTTTGAGCCGAAAGACTGGATTTTCACGAGGCGATCAGCTACTCCGAAGGCGCGCGGGCGTTGGATCTTCATCGGGTCCGTGCGGGACGCATAGCATGATACGACATATAATGAACAAGTGGAACGGGTTCAGTGTTTCCGTGAAGCTGGGCATTGCGCTCGGCTGCATGGTGATGCTGCTCGGCTTCATGGCAATATCCGGCCTGATGATGCTGCACACCATTCAGCGTCATGCAGAGGGCGTCGTTGAGGAGAGCATGCTCTCTCAGCGGCTTTCTCTTGAGCTGGGCAACTCTTTGCAGCAGGCGAGGCAGGCTGAGAAAAACTTCTTTCTCTACGCTCCTGAACTGGGGGTGAGAAAGTCGCGGGAACGCTTTGCTCAAAAATGCTTCGACCAGATCGACGAGGTAGCTGCCGCAGCACACCGCCTGCGCGGAAGGTTGGCGCAAAGTCTGAGCGAGTCGCAGCGAAATCAGGTGATGGCGGACACCGGCCTTATCCTTTCGGCCTCCACCCGGTACCGGGAAACCTTTCGCCGTGCCGTCAATATGACCAAAGATCTGGGGGAAGGGCGCAAGCCGCTCATGGAGCAGCTCCGGCACGCGGTGCAGGAGGCCGCTGTGGCGGTCAAGGCGCTGGAAACTCCCGATCAGATGTGGCGGTTCCACCGCATCCAGCGTACCCTCGGAAAATTCTACGTGACCCATCGCAGCAGGGTGATGCTGGACGCCATAGAGATGATTCGCGTCCTCAGGGATTCCGCTCCCGACACCACGCGGGGAAAGCTTGCCCGCAGGTCGTTGCAGACTCTTATCGAGCGGGCGCTGCTGGTCAGTCGCGTTTCCGAGAGGCTGCGCATGAGCGTGGATCAGCTCGATGCGGAGGCCGTTGCCATGGAGCCTGCCGTGCTCAGGCTGGTCGAGCTCATGTCCGAAGACGCGAAGCGGGTCAGCGCGAGCATCATTTCGCACATCAGGACCCTTCGTTATCAATTCTGGGCAGCCGTGGGCTTTGCCTTTTTGCTGGCCCTGATTCTTGCCCGTGTGCTGCGACATGCTTTCGTGGACAAGATCACCGGCCTCACCCGTGCGGCGGACAGCTTCCGGCGGGGCGAATTCTCCGTGCGAGCGTCCTGCACCACCGATGACGAAATCGGGCATTTGGCCCGGAGTTTCAACAGCATGGCCGATCGCATCGAGGGACTCGTGCGTGAACTGGAGAACGAGGCGGCGCGGGCCAGTGACCGGCTGCTTGAGGCCATTGAGAGCATGTCCGAGGGGTTTGCGCTCTTCGACAATCAGGACCGGCTCGTGCTCTGCAATTCCAAGTACCGGGAAATTGATCTGGAGCAGGCCGAACACATTCTGCCGGGGACACATTTCGTGGATGTGGTTCGCCCCAACGTCATGGCAGGGGTCTATACCGGCATGAACGAAGGGCCGGAGGAGTGGCTGCGCCAGCGTGTGGAGCAGCATCGAAATCCTACGGGACCCTTTGAGCAGGAACTGGCGGATGGCCGGACCCTGCGGGTCAACGAGGTTCGGACGCCGACCGGCGAGACGGTCAGCATCGTGGCGGACATCACGGAACAGCGACAGGCCCGCGACGAGTTGGCAGAGCTCAATGAAAACCTTGAGGACACCATCCGCGACCGAACACAGAATCTCGTGCGCAAGGCACGTGAGCTGCGGCTGGCCAACCAGCGTCTCATGGAGCTGGACCAGCTCAAGTCCCAGTTCCTCTCCTCGGTTTCCCATGAACTGCGTACGCCGTTGACCTCGCTGCTCGGGTTTTCCAAGCTCATCCGCAAGGACTTCGAGCGTAGCTTCAAGCCCATGGCCGAGGGCGATCGTCCCATGGAGCGTGCGTCCGAGCGTATTCTTTCCAACCTCGACGTGATTCACCTTGAAGGTGATCGCCTCACGAGACTCATTAACGACGTGCTCGATCTTGGTCGCATTGAGTCCGGCCGTATGCGCTGGCGGGACGAGCTTCTGCACGTCCCTGATCTGGTGAACCGGGCCGTGAACGCGGTCTCGGGGCAGTTCTTGACAAAAAGCGGTGTGGAGCTGCTGCCGCCGAAGATCAGGGAAGGTCTTCCTAAAATCCATGCGGACAAGGACAGAATTCTTCAGGTGTTGATCAACCTGCTCAACAACGCCGCCAAGTTCACTCGCAAGGGCTCGGTAGGCGTGGAGGCGGAAACCGATGCGCAGGGATACGTCCTCATCAGGGTGCGCGACACCGGCGTGGGCATCAGCGAGAGCGAACTCCAGCGCATCTTCGACCAGTTCCATCAGGCGGAGCAGGGCGATACGCTTCGCGTGGCTGCGGGCGGGTCCGGGCTGGGGCTGACCATCTCCAAACAGATCGTGGAGCACTATGACGGCCGGATCATGGCTGAGTCGCGCCCCGGGCGGGGAACGGTCATGACCGTGATGCTGCCGCCTGCGGACAGGCATCGGCCGGAAAAGACCGAGGGGGCCGCAGACAAGACCGTGCTCGTGGTGGATGACGATCCCGTCATGCGTGAATTCATGGTGGGACTGCTCAAGGGGGCCGGATATCAGGTGTTCAGCGCCGTGGACGGGAAAGAAGCCCTGGAGATCGTGACCGACGTCCGTCCCGACCTCGTCACCATGGACCTGCTCATGCCCGGCATGGGCGGCGATGACGCTATCCGCAGGCTTCGGGATTCCGAGGAACTCTCGGGCACGCCGGTCCTGCTGGTGAGCGTGGAGCAGGGAACGCACGGGGCCGACGCGGCCATGCTCAAGCCGCTGCGACCGGAATCGTTTCTGCAGGCGGTAGGGTGTTTGCTCGGCGTCACGGGTGAGCCGGTACGCGCGCTTTGCGTTGGCGAACCGCCCGAGGATGCGCCGTGCAGTATTGAAATCGAACCCTGCGGAGTTCAGGAGATGCACAGTCGAATTGAGGCCGGTTTCTCCGGGCTGCTGATTCTCCGGGAAAGCTCTGTTTCCAAGTTGGATGCTTCGCTGCTGGAAGCACTGCCCGGCGGTGTTCTGCTGCTGCCTTGACCATTCACGAGGATCCCCTGTTTTCCCGTGCCGCGATGCTTGCCGTAACGCCGGAGTTGTTTTACAGTTTTTCGCAAGATCACCGTAATCACTCAAGGGGTTCATGATGGGCAAGAAGATTCTGATCGTGGATGATGAAGTCCACATCAAAATGCTTCTCGAACAGACGCTCGAGGAGCTTGAGGACGACTTTGGCGTGGAGCTGTTTACCGCGTCGGACGGAGAGGAAGGACTGGAGCTGATCCGCAGCCATCGTCCGGACCTCGTTTTCCTTGATATCATGATGCCTCGCATGAACGGCTATGAGGTTTGCCGCACCGTTCAGGGCGAGGAAGGTCTGGAAAACGTCAAGATTGTCCTGCTCACCGCCAAGGGACAGGAAGTGGACCGGCGACAGGGCCTTGAGCTAGGCGCCGTTCGTTACATGACAAAGCCGTTCGATCCCGACGAAATTCTCGGGGTTTCCAAGGAAATGCTCGGAGTTTGATTCCGGGAGCCTGCATGACGCACATCGCCAAATTTCTGCGTTCCGTGCCCGTGCGGCGGATGCTGGACAAAACGATTGAAAGCCTCGGTGGCGGCACGCTGGCGGTGTTCCGAAACGGGACCGCGCAGTGCGTATCGCCCGACGGCGCTTCCCCTCCCGACCCCGACGATCCGAAGGTAACAACCTTACAAACCGAAGAACCTGCCGGGCTGACTCTGCGGTATCGACCCGGCCCAGCCACTGCGTCGAACGCCTCTTCCGTACTGGAACTGGGACTTCATTCCCTGACACAGCTCGTGGAGCTGGAACTGGCTCGCCGCTCACTGGCGGACGAAGCTCTGAACAAGTACCGCGAGCTGGCGCTTCTCCATCGCTCCGTTCCCCGCTTCAACACGTCGCTCAGGCTCAACGACGTGGTGCGCGCGCTGCTCAACGAGTGCCGCCGCGAATCGCTTCCCGGGGAATCCTGCGCAGTTTTTCTGAACGATCCGGGCAAGGCCGATCAGGGTGCAGTGCGTTCCTTCGGCAAGTTGTCCGGAGCGGAATTGGAAGCCCTTCGCGGCTCCACGCTTTTCAGCGACGTTATCGGCAAGGCGCGTCCGGAGATCGTCAACGACCTCGTCAACGACGACCGCTGGGACGTTTCTCTGCCCTCGATACACTCCCTCATGGCCGTGCCGTTGGTTTCGCCCAACCGTTGCGAGGGAATGCTTATCCTCGCTTCGGGAAAGGCAGGTGTATTTCAGGCTGCCCACCGCAAGCATCTGGCTACCATGGCCTCGGTGGCGGGAACCTCTTTGAGCAACGCATTCCACTTCGAGGAGACCCAGATTCTCATGGACGCCATGCTGCAAGCGCTCGCTGAGGCAATCGACTCGCGGGACCCCTTCACGGCTGGCCATTCTCGCAGGGTCGCGCAGCTGGCCGCTGCCTTTGCAAGGGAAGTGGGCCGTGACACCCGGGATTTCCCTGATATCGCGCTGGCAGAGCATGAGATTCGCGAGATCTACTACGCCGGAATCCTGCACGACGTGGGCAAGATCGGCATCCGCGAGGAAGTGCTGACCAAGGATTCCCGGCTGCCTGCCAAGACCATGGACATCATCCGGACGCGCATGGAGCTTTTCGAGGAACAGGGCGACTTTGATCGAGAAGAGATGTTCAAGCGCCTGATAGAGCTGAACCGGGCCATGACACCATCGGCCGAGCAGCTGGAACTCGTCGAAAAGCTGGGTGAAATGTGCCGACGCACCGAAAGCCGCGAACTGCCGCTGCTTTACGGTGACGAGTGCGCCTGCCTGACGCTGCCTTACGGCAACCTCACCGAGTCCGAGCGCAGCGAGATCGAGCGCCACTCGGCGGAGTCGGAGCGCATTCTGAATCACATCCCGCTCGGGCGCGGCTTTCCGAACCTGCTGACCGTCATCCGGCAGCATCACGAAAGGCTTGACGGTTCCGGGTATCCGGACGGGTTGCGCGGCTCCGAGATTCTCTTTCAAAGCAGACTTCTGGCCGTGGTTGACGTGTTCGATGCCGTGACGCAGGAGCGTCATTACAAACCGGCCATGACCACCGAGGAAGCCGTGCGCATCCTGCGGCTGGAGGCCGAGAGCGGAAAGCTCGACATGCGTCTGGTGGAATTCTTCGTGGAAAACGTGGAAGCCATCGAAAGGCTTGCCGATGGTTTCGGGGTCGAGGGGTCATCCTTCGTGCAGGGCAATGCCTGCGCCTTGAACCGCTCCGTTGCCTAGCCGCTCTTGAACGTCCCGGTCCGAAGCGCTGCCTCGGCGAGATCGAACGGGGCTTCCCCACATTCCAGAACAGTTCTGCAAAAGTAGGCCAGATCGCCGTCGGCGTATCGCTCGTACAGCCGTTCGAGCTGAAAGCGACCGAGTACCGAGGCGATGCGTTCCCCCGGTTCCAGCATCATGTTGCGCAGCACGCGTAACGATTCTTCCTTACCGTATCCGGCCTGCGTGAGCATGGCCACGCAGTGGTCCTGATCCAGACTTTCGCTGTGCAGCGAGGTCTCGATGAAGGCGCTGGCGGCACGTCTGAGCAGACGCCGATGCAGCAGAAGCCGTTGGACGGGATCTTCCATGAGTCCCAGCCGCTCGGGGATGGTCTCTGCAAAGGTGCGCCATCCCCATGAGGAAAGCGGGTTGCGGACCTGTCCGAGGACGGGGTCGTCCAGCGAAAGTTTGACGGTCTCCAGCAGATGACTGCCGGGATAGCCCAGGCCCGCGGCGATGTGGCGATATTCCAGCGCGGCTCGGCGGTGCTTGGTCTTGCCATGATCGGCCACGGCAAACGCCTCGGGATGAACGAAAAGTATGGCCGGATCCCCGGAGCGGGTGCCGGGCGGCTCGTAGAACGCGGTCAGGGAAAGAGACATGGCATAGGGCGGCGGGGTGCGGACTTCGAGGCCGCGATCCCGGAGCATCCCGGGAAACGCCTTGCCCGAGAGTATTCCGCGCAGTTCCTCCATGCTTTCGCCAAAGGCCTCGCGCGGGTCCGGGATGTCGTCGGGCTCCAGGCCGGCCAGCACATCCTGCCAGTTCCTTCCGGGAAAATGCTCCGAGGCGATCTCATCCAGCGTGTCGAGGCTTTTCTGCCACTGCTTTTTCGCGATGATGCGGATGTCGTCCACCGATGCGTCGGTGCCGAGGCCGTAGCGCAGGACGTCCTCAAGCGGCGGTCCCTGCGCCTGCGTCACCTGCGGACGAGTGCTTACGAACCTGTCGAATTCGCGAAGGGCTTCCAGACAGCCGTCGAGCAGGCTGCGGAGCTTTGGCTCCGACGAAAACGGGGGTTCCGTGGCGATGGTGTTGATATAGCGTGCGCAGTCGCGGGTCATGGTCTGGGCGGTGGCCCGGGAGACGGTCGTTACCGCGTCGAGGTGCTCCTGCGAGCAGGCCAGCAGGCCCGGAACCGCCTTGAGCCGTTTGGCCAGACGCGAGTTGAGCTTGCGTGGCGAATCGCAGGGTTTTTCCAGTGCGTGGCGGATGCCGTCGAATGCGGTCTTGAGATACAGCGCCGGGGAGCGTTTCCATGGCTCGTTGGCGGTGAGTTCCAGCAGCAGGCCGTCGGCGTTCAGGGCCAAAGCACGGGCCCGGGCCTTGTCCCAGCCTTCGGAGCGGGTGGCCATGGCCCGGAAATCATCGCGGAACCGTCTGATTTTCTCCGTGATTTTCCTGAGGGCCTTGGGTGAAAAGTCTTCAAGGAGGTCGAACCGTCCGGCAGCGTCGCGGGCGGCGGGCAGATAACGCAGGCCGCCCGTGGCGCACAGGACCGGAAAAGACTTGGAGAGGAACGAGTAGTATTTTTGGATGGTTCTGTTTTTCATGTCCCCTCCGGTGGTTGTCGTGGGCGATTATACGGGCAGGAAGCGCTTGAGAGAGCTGATGAGGTTGCCAAGCTCGGCCTTGGAGACCTGATCGTCAGCGCCGACCGCCTGTCCCTTGTGCTGGAGGGTCTCGGTGATGATGGAAGAGCAGAGCACCACGGGGAGTTCCTTGAGCACGGGGTCTTCCTTGATGCGCTTGGTCAGGTTGTGGCCGTCCATGACGGGCATCTCGATGTCGCTGACCACCGCGTCCACGAAGTCCTTGACCGGGCGTCCTTCCTCGGCGGCCTGCCTGCGCATCCTGTCGAGCTGCGACCATGCCTGCTCGCCGTTTTCCACCGTTGTGACCTGATATCCGGCTTTCTTCAGGATGCCGGAGATCATCTTGCGGGCCATGTTGGAGTCGTCCGCGAGCAGCAGCTTGTAATGCTTGCTCTGGATTTCTTCGACGTCCTTGGTTTCCGGCTCCCGCAGGAAGTCGGCTTCGGGATTGAGGTCGGCGCAGATTTTTTCCATGTCGAGGATGAACACGATACGGTTGTCCATCTTGACCACGCCGGTGATGGAGTTGGCCGTGAGCGAGGAGACGTATTTGGTGGGGGCCTCCACCTCGCGCCAGTTGATGCGGTGAATCCGGGTGACGCCCGAAACGAGGAACGCACTGCGCATCCGGTTGAACTCGGTGACGATGACCTTGGGTTCGTCACTGGCGGCACGGGGCTTCTTGAGCCAGACGGCAAGGTCGATCAGCGGGATGATCTGGTTGCGGAGGTTGAATGCGCCGAGCACCGAGGGGTGCGAAATCTCGGGCATCTCGGTAAGCTCCGGAAGTCGAATGATTTCAAGAACTTTTGCTACGTTGATGCCGTAGTACAACCGGACGGGCTTGCCGCCTTCGGTCTTGGGTTCCTCGTCGAGATAGAACTCCACGATTTCCAATTCGTTGGTTCCGGATTCGAGAAGGATTTCGGACTGTTTGCTCATTCAGGCTCCTTTGGCGTGCCGTGAAGGGACGTGTCTGCGGATAGTACCATTACACCAATCGCGCACGACCCCGCAAGCGGGGTATTTTAGCTTTCCCGCTCCGGTGCGAGTTCGTATTTGTTGATCTTGTAATGGATGGCCCGACGGCTGATGCCGAGCTTTTCCGCGGCCTTTTTCTTGACCCAGCCGCACTGATCCAGCGCGCGCAGGATCGTGCGGCGCTCGTTTTCTTCCAGAGACAGCGGCTCCGGACCGGAATTCCGGTCGTCGGCGGGCGGCGGAGTGAGCTGAACGTGCTCCGGGAGCAGGGTTTCGCCGTCGCAGAACACGAGGCCGCCCTCAATGGCGTGCATGAGTTCGCGGATATTGCCCGGCCACGGGTGGACGCGGAGCTTCTCAAGGGTCTTGGAGCCGAGGCGGACCGTCGGACGTCCCATGCGCTCGTTGTACATGGCGGTGAATCGTTCGGCCAGTTCGGGGATGTCTTCGGGGCGCTCGCGAAGCGGCGGAATCTCCAGCGTGACTACCCGCAGGCGAAAGTAGAGGTCTTCGCGAAATTCGCCTTCGTGAACCATTCGCAGCAGGTCCGCGTTGGTGGCGGCGATGACCCGGCAGTTCACCTTGCGCTCGGTGGTGTCGCCCACGCGGCGGATCGTCCGTTCCTGAAGAAAGCGCAGCAGCCGTGTCTGCATTTCCGGCGAGATGTTGCCGATCTCGTCCAGAAACAGCGTGCCGCCTTCGGCTTCCTCGATGAGTCCCCGTTTATCCTTGACCGCGTTGGTGAAGGCGCCGCGGACATGGCCGAAAAGTTCGCTCTCAAGCAGTGAGCTCTGGGTGGAGCCGCAGTCCACGGGTACGAAGGGGCCGTCGGCCCGCTTGCTGCCGTCGTGGATGAGCCTCGCCGCGCGCTCCTTGCCGGTGCCGGATTCGCCCAGCAGCATCACGCTGACGTCGGCTGCGGCCACCCGCTCCAGACGGGAGACGAAGTCCTGCATGGCCGGGCTCTGGGTCCCCCAGAAGTCCTCCAGAGGCAGGCGCGACGGTTTCGGACTTTTGGGCGGACGTTGCTCAAGGGCGGATTTGATGCGCGAGACCAGTTCCAGCCCGTCGAATGGTTTGGTGAGGTAGTCCGCAGCCCCGTTTTTGAGGGTGTCCACGGCCTCGGGAACGTTGCCGTATGCCGTGAGGAGAATGACCGGAATATGCGGCCAGCCGTGAGAAACTTCATGCAGCAGGCCCTTGCCGCCCATGCCGGGCATCTTCACGTCGGAGACGATGAGGTCCACGGGTTCCTCGGCGATCATCTCAAGGGCCGTTTCGGCACAGTCGGCGGTGAGCACTTCGTATCCGGCGCTCTGAAGTCTGGCTTCGAGCACGGTGAGGATGTCGTCATCATCGTCCACGGCGAGTATCAGCGGGGTGTCGTTCATGCGTTATTCCTGTTCGTTGATTGCGGGCGGCAGCACGAAGGAGAAGCGGCAGCCTTCGCCCTCGGGGCAGTGCAGATGCAGGGTGGAGCCGTGCGCCTCGACGATCTTGCGGCAGATGGCAAGGCCGAGGCCCGCACCGTTCTTCTGCTCCCTGACGCCCTCGGAGCGGTAGTATTTGTCGAAAACCAGATCCTGCTCCTCTTCCGGGATGCCCGGGCCGTGATCCTGTACCGCGAACTCCGCGCCGCCGTTGGAGGGGGTCAGGGTCAATACGACGCGGGAACCCGAGGGGGAGAACTTCACGGCGTTGTCGCCGAGGTTGGTCAGCACCTGTCGGATTCGTCCGGCATCGGCGCGCACCGGATGCCGGGGCGCGGTGACGCTCGTCTCCAGCTCGATGCCTGCCTGACTGGCGGCGGGGAGCAGGCTCTCGGCCACTTCTTCCAGCAGGGCGCTCCCGTCCGTGGGCTCCGGGGAGATGGTCAGCCTGCCGGACTCCAGCCGGGACACGGTCATGAGCTTTTCCAGCAGGTCGGACAGGTTCCCCGCCTGCTGCTGGGAAATATCGATGAACTTGGCCTGCCGTTCGTTGATCTCGCCGAAGACGCCTTCGCGGATCATGTTCAGAGATTCCCGGATGGTGGTCAGTGGCGTGCGGATTTCGTGGCTGAGCATGGAGACGAACTCGGCCCGCATGCGTTCTTCGGCCCTGAGCCTTGCCCCCATGCGGTTGAAGGCGGAGCCAAGCTCGGCCAGCTCGTCGCGCGTGGCCACGCGAACGGGTGTACGAAGCCCGCCGGTGCGGACCTCCCTGATGCCGCGGCGAATTTCCCTCAGGCTGCGGTTGAGCCGCCACGCAAGAAAGAGGCTGCCGCCGGTGCCGAGGATGAAGCAGGCCACGAGGCCCCAGATGCCGGTAAGCATGGCCGTCCTGCCGGAGCGTTCCAGCTCGCGCAGGCGTCGTTGCATCTCCGAACGGTTGCGTTCAAGCGTGGTGTTGAGCACGCCAAGCCACTTGCGGATGGTCGGATTGGGTTCCAGCGCCTTGTCCGGCGGGCCTTCCTGATCGATGGTTATCGAAAACTCTTCGGTCAGTGGGGCCCATTCCTCGTTCATTTCCGGGTGCTCGTCGAGGGTGTCTCGCAGAATTTCGCCAAAGCGGTCGATGTCTTCGACCACGTAGTCCACGGCTTCTTCCGCGCCGAGCAGGGTGAAGCGCCGGATGTTTTCCTGTACGCTTTCAAGCCGCTCGGCCATCTGTCTTGCGGCGACGCCGATTTCGTGATTGCGTGCCACGAGGTCTTCGGCCGCGGCGGTGTTTTCCGAAACTCGCAGGATCAGCCAGCCCGAAGTCACGAAAAAGATGGTCACCAGAAGCAGGGACCAAAGCAGGAGCTTGTTCGAGATGCTGATTCTTCGAGCCATGGGAACCTGTTTGTTTAGGCGTTGGCAGGTCTTGGATTTATAGCCTTACCGGGGCCGCAATGCAACGGGCCGCCGGGACCCTCCGGTCCCGGCGGCCCTGCCCGTTCCTGAAAGTCTCGGGAATCAGCCCCGCATTTCGAATTGGTCGTATGTCTTGTCGTGGTCGAAGGGGTCGCAGCGGATTTCGTCCACTTCGGGCAGGGGCGCCTTGGTGCGCAGCTGGTGCTCGAACTGTTTGAGCTTTTCCGTGTCGCCCTGAACGAGAATCTCGGCCTCGCGATCCTGCACGTTGCGAACCCAGCCGGTCAGTCCGAGGTGCTCGGCTTCCTTCTGGACCCAGCCCTGGAAGTTTCCACCGTGAACCTTGCCTTTGACGATGCAGCGGTAACTGTTCATTTCGAATGCCTCCCTTGGAATTTTCATTCGACGATACATTATCCTGCGCATTTGGAAAAGTGGGGGGAAGTATTTTTGTGGGTCGGAAGTTTGAGGATGGCGTGGAAAAGGTGTGTCCATAAAAAATGGATGCCGAACCATGTTTCGTGGAAACTCTACGATTCATGGTCCGCTTGGGGCTGTGTGTTTCCGGAACCGTCAGGGAAAGATGCGACATTACGGCGTGTTGGAAGAGCAGGTGTGTTTGGCATGGATGGTGCTAATTGATGGGTGACCAAGAATACCAATCGAGGGCCGATCAATGACTGGCAAGAAGATACATACAAGCAACAAGTCCGGCATGGCAGCCGTGGAGATGGCATTCATCCTGCCGCTCTTCTTCGTGCTCATGCTCGGCATGTTCGACATCGGCCGCTGGTGCTGGGCTCGCAACGTGGTCAACGACGCGGCCTCTCAGGGCGCCCGCGCCGCCATGCTGCACGAATACACCGAAGCCGACATCTGGTCGGTGGTGGAAAGTGAAGTGCAGGGCGGCGGCATCAACTCCTCGCCCGAAGTGGTCGTGAGCGAACGGATTCCCGAAGAGCCCGTGAGCGTGACGGTCAGCGTGCCGTTCGAATTCTATACCCTAGCATCCGTTCTTGAAGGACTGGCGGAGAACAGGACGATAACGGCAACAGCGGTGGTGCGTCATGAGCGGTAACAGCAAGAGATACAATACCCGAAAAGGCAACAGCACCGTGGAATTCGCGCTTGCGGCAAGTCTTGTGCTGGTTCCGCTGCTGCTGTTCATGGTGGACGCCCACAGAATGTACACGCTGCACACGTCCCTTAACCGCGCCGCCCGCGAAGGGGCCGTGCAGGCATCGCGAGGCCATGACGCCCGTCAGGCCGTGGTGGACTCTCTCAGCTCCGCCGGCTTTGACCCGTCCCTGCTGACCATGGCCGTCCAGACGGCAGCCGCCGGCGATTTCGGCGAAGCGGTAGATGTGAACCTGAGCTACGACGCCTCCGGGCAGGTCGTCCTTCCGTTGCAGGACATTTTCTCCACGCTGGCTGAGGCTTCGGCTACCGCCAAGATGGAATAGAAGGAGGGACGGCATGAATATCATCAGACGATTCGTTCGCGAAGAACAGGGCATAACAAGCATTCTCGTGGCGGCGGCCCTCGTGGCCATCGCCGGGGTGGCCGCGCTGGCGGTTGACCTGGCCCACATGCAGTTTCGCAGAAGCGACATGCAAAGCGCCTCGGACGCCGGTGCGCTGGCTGGGGCCGATGCACTG
This genomic interval carries:
- a CDS encoding ATP-binding protein, translating into MIRHIMNKWNGFSVSVKLGIALGCMVMLLGFMAISGLMMLHTIQRHAEGVVEESMLSQRLSLELGNSLQQARQAEKNFFLYAPELGVRKSRERFAQKCFDQIDEVAAAAHRLRGRLAQSLSESQRNQVMADTGLILSASTRYRETFRRAVNMTKDLGEGRKPLMEQLRHAVQEAAVAVKALETPDQMWRFHRIQRTLGKFYVTHRSRVMLDAIEMIRVLRDSAPDTTRGKLARRSLQTLIERALLVSRVSERLRMSVDQLDAEAVAMEPAVLRLVELMSEDAKRVSASIISHIRTLRYQFWAAVGFAFLLALILARVLRHAFVDKITGLTRAADSFRRGEFSVRASCTTDDEIGHLARSFNSMADRIEGLVRELENEAARASDRLLEAIESMSEGFALFDNQDRLVLCNSKYREIDLEQAEHILPGTHFVDVVRPNVMAGVYTGMNEGPEEWLRQRVEQHRNPTGPFEQELADGRTLRVNEVRTPTGETVSIVADITEQRQARDELAELNENLEDTIRDRTQNLVRKARELRLANQRLMELDQLKSQFLSSVSHELRTPLTSLLGFSKLIRKDFERSFKPMAEGDRPMERASERILSNLDVIHLEGDRLTRLINDVLDLGRIESGRMRWRDELLHVPDLVNRAVNAVSGQFLTKSGVELLPPKIREGLPKIHADKDRILQVLINLLNNAAKFTRKGSVGVEAETDAQGYVLIRVRDTGVGISESELQRIFDQFHQAEQGDTLRVAAGGSGLGLTISKQIVEHYDGRIMAESRPGRGTVMTVMLPPADRHRPEKTEGAADKTVLVVDDDPVMREFMVGLLKGAGYQVFSAVDGKEALEIVTDVRPDLVTMDLLMPGMGGDDAIRRLRDSEELSGTPVLLVSVEQGTHGADAAMLKPLRPESFLQAVGCLLGVTGEPVRALCVGEPPEDAPCSIEIEPCGVQEMHSRIEAGFSGLLILRESSVSKLDASLLEALPGGVLLLP
- a CDS encoding response regulator transcription factor, which encodes MGKKILIVDDEVHIKMLLEQTLEELEDDFGVELFTASDGEEGLELIRSHRPDLVFLDIMMPRMNGYEVCRTVQGEEGLENVKIVLLTAKGQEVDRRQGLELGAVRYMTKPFDPDEILGVSKEMLGV
- a CDS encoding HD domain-containing phosphohydrolase; translated protein: MTHIAKFLRSVPVRRMLDKTIESLGGGTLAVFRNGTAQCVSPDGASPPDPDDPKVTTLQTEEPAGLTLRYRPGPATASNASSVLELGLHSLTQLVELELARRSLADEALNKYRELALLHRSVPRFNTSLRLNDVVRALLNECRRESLPGESCAVFLNDPGKADQGAVRSFGKLSGAELEALRGSTLFSDVIGKARPEIVNDLVNDDRWDVSLPSIHSLMAVPLVSPNRCEGMLILASGKAGVFQAAHRKHLATMASVAGTSLSNAFHFEETQILMDAMLQALAEAIDSRDPFTAGHSRRVAQLAAAFAREVGRDTRDFPDIALAEHEIREIYYAGILHDVGKIGIREEVLTKDSRLPAKTMDIIRTRMELFEEQGDFDREEMFKRLIELNRAMTPSAEQLELVEKLGEMCRRTESRELPLLYGDECACLTLPYGNLTESERSEIERHSAESERILNHIPLGRGFPNLLTVIRQHHERLDGSGYPDGLRGSEILFQSRLLAVVDVFDAVTQERHYKPAMTTEEAVRILRLEAESGKLDMRLVEFFVENVEAIERLADGFGVEGSSFVQGNACALNRSVA
- a CDS encoding DUF885 family protein, with protein sequence MKNRTIQKYYSFLSKSFPVLCATGGLRYLPAARDAAGRFDLLEDFSPKALRKITEKIRRFRDDFRAMATRSEGWDKARARALALNADGLLLELTANEPWKRSPALYLKTAFDGIRHALEKPCDSPRKLNSRLAKRLKAVPGLLACSQEHLDAVTTVSRATAQTMTRDCARYINTIATEPPFSSEPKLRSLLDGCLEALREFDRFVSTRPQVTQAQGPPLEDVLRYGLGTDASVDDIRIIAKKQWQKSLDTLDEIASEHFPGRNWQDVLAGLEPDDIPDPREAFGESMEELRGILSGKAFPGMLRDRGLEVRTPPPYAMSLSLTAFYEPPGTRSGDPAILFVHPEAFAVADHGKTKHRRAALEYRHIAAGLGYPGSHLLETVKLSLDDPVLGQVRNPLSSWGWRTFAETIPERLGLMEDPVQRLLLHRRLLRRAASAFIETSLHSESLDQDHCVAMLTQAGYGKEESLRVLRNMMLEPGERIASVLGRFQLERLYERYADGDLAYFCRTVLECGEAPFDLAEAALRTGTFKSG